A genomic window from Blastococcus saxobsidens DD2 includes:
- a CDS encoding sugar transferase — protein MGLDAAAAAGAGAAVLLTRAEPGQVFGALFWACAVLPLIWPTLLSASGAYSERVFGTGGEEYRRVVRATLVLLAAAGFVSYAVALDLSRALVVVALPLLGVATLVARCCARRQLGRARSLGRCVKRVVVVGRGGAVLDLTASVRRQSHMGLEVVAACVTPDDRHRVRAAVAVPVGGLDDVVDLAARYGADTVAVTSSSETAAEYLRRLSWQLEGTGLELLVAPGLIEVAGPRLHIRPFDGLPLLTVEAPQFEGWRRLVKGAVDRTAAAAALVLLAPLLLALAAAVRLSSAGPVLYRQERVGLGGSTFTMLKFRSMVADADRQLDAVRDANLSDGLLFKARHDPRVTRIGRTLRRLSLDELPQLLNVLGGSMSLVGPRPPLPSEVAHYDNSVRRRLLVKPGLTGLWQISGRSDLSWEESVRLDLRYVENWSLALDGLILWKTGRAVLSRSGAY, from the coding sequence GTGGGACTCGATGCGGCGGCCGCTGCCGGAGCCGGGGCAGCGGTGCTGCTGACCCGTGCCGAACCCGGGCAGGTTTTCGGCGCGCTGTTCTGGGCCTGTGCCGTCCTGCCCCTCATCTGGCCCACCCTGCTGTCCGCGTCCGGCGCGTACTCCGAGCGGGTCTTCGGGACCGGCGGCGAGGAGTACCGGCGGGTCGTCCGGGCCACGCTCGTGCTGCTCGCCGCGGCCGGCTTCGTGTCCTACGCCGTCGCGCTGGACCTCTCCCGGGCGCTGGTGGTCGTCGCCCTCCCGCTCCTCGGGGTAGCGACGCTCGTCGCCCGCTGCTGCGCCCGCCGGCAGCTGGGCCGCGCCCGCTCCCTGGGGCGGTGCGTCAAGCGCGTCGTCGTGGTGGGCCGCGGTGGCGCGGTCCTCGACCTGACCGCCAGCGTGCGCCGGCAGAGCCACATGGGTCTGGAGGTGGTCGCGGCCTGCGTCACCCCCGACGACCGACACCGCGTGCGGGCCGCCGTCGCGGTGCCAGTTGGTGGGCTCGACGACGTGGTGGACCTGGCCGCCCGGTACGGCGCCGACACCGTTGCCGTGACCTCGTCCAGCGAGACCGCCGCCGAATACCTCCGCCGGCTGTCCTGGCAGCTGGAGGGAACCGGCCTGGAACTGCTCGTCGCTCCCGGCCTCATCGAGGTGGCCGGCCCGCGGCTGCACATCCGCCCCTTCGACGGGCTGCCGCTGCTGACCGTGGAGGCGCCCCAGTTCGAGGGCTGGCGCCGCCTGGTCAAGGGCGCGGTCGACCGGACCGCCGCCGCCGCGGCCCTGGTGCTGCTCGCGCCGCTCCTGCTGGCCCTCGCCGCCGCGGTACGGCTGTCCTCTGCCGGCCCGGTCCTCTACCGCCAGGAGCGGGTCGGCCTCGGCGGCAGCACGTTCACCATGCTCAAGTTCCGCAGCATGGTCGCCGACGCCGATCGTCAGCTCGACGCGGTGCGCGACGCCAACTTGTCCGACGGGCTGCTCTTCAAGGCCAGGCACGACCCGCGGGTCACCCGGATCGGGCGCACCCTGCGCCGGCTCTCTCTCGATGAGCTGCCGCAGCTGCTCAACGTCCTGGGCGGCAGCATGTCGCTGGTCGGCCCCCGGCCCCCGCTGCCCAGCGAGGTGGCGCACTACGACAACTCCGTGCGCCGGCGGCTGCTGGTCAAGCCCGGCCTCACCGGCCTGTGGCAGATCTCCGGCCGGAGTGACCTCTCGTGGGAGGAGTCCGTCCGGCTGGACCTCCGGTACGTGGAGAACTGGTCGCTGGCCCTCGACGGGCTGATCCTCTGGAAGACCGGCCGAGCCGTGCTGTCCCGCTCCGGGGCTTACTGA
- a CDS encoding DUF1972 domain-containing protein, with translation MRIAMVGTRGVPARYGGFETAVEEVGRRLADRGHRVVAYCRTMPGQDERPERHLGMELVHLPAARKRSLETLSHSALSVAHLVAHRTDAAFVFNAANAPLLPALRAARIPVATHVDGLEWKRAKWGATGQRYYRMAESLAVRWSDALIADAQGIADYYRSEFGAPTTLLTYGAPTIDPGTDKLAELGLTPGDFHLAVARFEPENHVDVIVEGYRRSRGTKPLVVVGSAPYSDAYTRRVHRLADDRVRFLGGVWDQEQLDQLYAHAFTYLHGHSVGGTNPSLLRAIGAGTAVLAYDVEFNREVVEDSGRFFVSPADVAALVDGAEADPDQVRGRGVRARELAKNYDWDDVAAGYERLALRLAGRHVPKRRPSGRRLPAPLSILAPVPLPLPRAATRDEATAAGSDVIPFPGARQ, from the coding sequence ATGCGGATCGCCATGGTCGGCACGCGCGGCGTGCCCGCTCGCTACGGAGGCTTCGAGACCGCCGTGGAAGAGGTCGGCCGCAGGCTGGCCGACCGGGGCCACCGGGTGGTCGCCTACTGCCGGACGATGCCCGGCCAGGACGAACGGCCCGAGCGGCATCTAGGCATGGAGCTGGTGCACCTGCCGGCCGCCCGCAAGCGCTCGCTGGAGACGCTCAGCCATTCGGCTCTCTCGGTGGCCCACCTCGTCGCGCACCGCACAGACGCTGCCTTCGTGTTCAACGCCGCGAACGCCCCGCTGCTGCCGGCACTGCGGGCCGCCCGCATCCCGGTCGCGACCCACGTCGACGGGCTGGAGTGGAAGCGCGCCAAGTGGGGGGCCACCGGGCAGCGCTACTACCGCATGGCCGAGTCGCTGGCCGTGCGCTGGTCCGACGCCCTGATCGCCGACGCCCAGGGCATCGCCGACTACTACCGCTCGGAGTTCGGGGCGCCGACCACCCTGCTGACCTACGGGGCCCCGACCATCGACCCAGGCACGGACAAGCTGGCCGAGCTGGGGCTCACGCCGGGCGATTTCCACCTGGCCGTGGCCCGGTTCGAGCCGGAGAACCACGTCGACGTCATCGTCGAGGGCTACCGCCGTAGTCGGGGGACGAAGCCACTGGTCGTGGTGGGCTCCGCGCCCTACTCCGACGCCTACACCAGACGGGTGCACCGCCTGGCAGATGACCGCGTCCGCTTCCTCGGCGGGGTGTGGGACCAGGAGCAGCTCGACCAGCTCTATGCGCACGCCTTCACCTACCTGCACGGGCACTCGGTCGGGGGCACGAACCCCTCGCTGCTCCGGGCGATCGGCGCCGGGACCGCCGTTCTCGCCTACGACGTCGAGTTCAACCGCGAGGTGGTCGAGGACTCCGGCCGGTTCTTCGTCAGCCCGGCCGACGTGGCAGCGCTCGTCGACGGGGCCGAGGCCGACCCCGACCAGGTGCGCGGGCGCGGCGTCCGCGCCCGTGAGCTGGCGAAGAATTACGACTGGGACGACGTGGCCGCCGGCTACGAGCGGCTCGCTCTGCGGCTGGCTGGCCGGCACGTCCCGAAGCGGCGCCCCTCCGGCCGGCGCCTCCCGGCGCCGCTGTCGATCCTTGCGCCGGTCCCGCTCCCGCTCCCGCGCGCGGCGACGCGTGATGAGGCGACGGCGGCGGGTTCCGACGTCATCCCCTTCCCCGGAGCCCGGCAGTGA
- a CDS encoding CDP-alcohol phosphatidyltransferase family protein codes for MTAVEARGTQPATAEGLRATLHRLSAAQKGAKGAPAYSRFVNRKLGRVLAAVAFHARLTPNAVTGISAAFTFTGIALVALVPPSWTLGAAVTACLAVGYAFDAADGQLARLRGGGSPAGEWLDHMVDAFKIASLHLAVLIGWYRFETVDRGPWLLVPLGFAVVAVVHFFATLLNEALRAQYGARTRAERTGERPSVARSLLVAPTDYGVLCLVFVLLGAPPAFLVGYGVLFVATGAYLALALVKWFTEMGRLTP; via the coding sequence GTGACCGCTGTCGAGGCCCGGGGGACGCAGCCGGCGACGGCGGAGGGTCTTCGCGCGACGCTGCACCGCCTGTCGGCTGCCCAGAAGGGCGCGAAGGGCGCGCCGGCCTACTCCCGGTTCGTCAACCGCAAGCTGGGCAGGGTTCTGGCGGCGGTGGCCTTCCACGCCCGGCTGACGCCCAACGCGGTCACCGGCATCAGCGCCGCGTTCACCTTCACAGGCATAGCGCTGGTCGCCCTCGTGCCGCCGTCGTGGACCCTCGGAGCGGCCGTGACCGCTTGCCTGGCCGTGGGCTACGCCTTCGATGCCGCGGACGGCCAGCTCGCTCGTCTGCGTGGCGGGGGATCCCCAGCGGGGGAGTGGCTCGACCACATGGTCGACGCGTTCAAGATCGCCTCGCTGCACCTTGCAGTGCTGATCGGCTGGTACCGATTCGAGACCGTCGACCGCGGGCCGTGGCTGCTGGTTCCCCTCGGGTTCGCCGTAGTTGCCGTCGTGCACTTCTTCGCGACGCTGCTCAACGAGGCCCTCCGCGCCCAGTACGGGGCCAGGACCCGCGCCGAGCGAACCGGCGAACGCCCGAGCGTCGCCCGGTCGCTGCTCGTGGCTCCGACGGACTATGGAGTCCTCTGTCTGGTCTTCGTCCTGCTCGGCGCGCCACCCGCCTTCCTCGTGGGCTACGGCGTCCTCTTCGTCGCTACGGGGGCCTATCTGGCCCTCGCCTTGGTCAAGTGGTTCACAGAGATGGGCAGGTTGACGCCATGA
- a CDS encoding PKD domain-containing protein, with protein sequence MSARSAAPRALVAGLVALLMTVGAFAGPLGGKAQADSAPLDPADPATPTTVTADALPTVQINGVVWSQVVVGDTVYAAGQFTHARPAGAPAGSQETARNNLLAYDIRTGELISSFAPDLNAQALVVAASPDGSRIYVGGDFSQADGEPRNRIAAYSTSTGQLIPDFRPNVSSRVGAIATAGSTVYIGGTFTAVGSVSRHRLAALSAADGALLPWNPIPGTGPVLNRDGNTGTSDVVRALVVTGGGSQVVAGGHFDTLNGVKATGVGALDAVTGETRPFAINQLITNQGTNGAVTGLSTDGTNVYGTAYDYYGPGNLEGGFSAKADGGAVNWINECHGDTYSSHPLGGALYVAGHPHVCSNIGGYHEHEPRIHRYATAVSLAPTGTVGTDTLCGSRVTPDGTIVHKSESSYPCSGTLLQGKPAPSLLTWFPTMAMGSYTGQYQSGWSVAGNEQYVVYGGEFPRVNGTGQQGLVRYALPTSAPNRVGPAAGALAASVDSPLGGMVRVGWSTTNDRDNEHLIYRVYRDGDNANPVHETARSSLWWSPQPLDFVDLGVPAGAHTYRVSAVDPLGNRANSPWMPVEVTEGDIVQRSYSDAVRHDGAAHYWPLGESSGATAYDYAARGDLAVRAGLLGATPDMGEEGAIVDDPDTAFRFRGMTSDSNLGHLSTQTAVAGPQTFTVEAWFRTTSTAGGKIIGFGSSATGNSGSYDRHVYMDTAGQLNFGVYPGARLVVTSPSAYNDGQWHHVAASLSPAGMALHVDGVLVGSRTDTTSAAAYTGYWRVGGDTSWSGAAYFDGLIDEVAVYPTALTPDQVANHHSLGSTGTAINLVPTADFTAATEDLTAALDATGSIDPDGSITSHEWDFGDGSIGTGATVEHVYAAAGTYTVTLTVTDDHGATAQTSTPVTVTDPPNAEPVAAFTAAVEGLSVSLDGSGSSDADGSIASYGWDFGDGATGAGATASHTYAAAGTYTVTLTVTDGEGATGTATESVTVTAGEEPVDPVEPVDPAALVVDTFDRTVTGGLGTADVGGDWTVQFGAARQSVSPGAATVNLAAAGNNTGSFLGGVSHADVDVRASLVVDQAPTGGGTFVYIAARRVSETELYRARLRFLTDGTVRLAVTRLSGSFSETVIGGEVLVPGASSAAGTALNVRLQLQGAGTTELAATVWAQGAAEPATPTLTRTDSTPSLQAPGGVGLSAYLSGSATSPVAIRFTALSVQAIG encoded by the coding sequence ATGTCTGCACGCTCGGCGGCGCCTCGGGCGCTCGTCGCGGGGCTGGTCGCCCTGCTGATGACGGTAGGTGCGTTCGCTGGGCCGCTCGGGGGGAAGGCGCAGGCCGACTCCGCTCCGCTGGACCCGGCCGATCCGGCCACCCCGACCACGGTGACCGCCGATGCGCTGCCGACGGTGCAGATCAACGGCGTCGTGTGGTCGCAGGTCGTCGTCGGAGACACCGTCTACGCGGCCGGGCAGTTCACCCACGCCCGTCCGGCCGGCGCCCCTGCCGGCAGCCAGGAGACGGCCCGGAACAACCTGCTCGCCTACGACATCCGCACCGGCGAGCTGATCAGCTCCTTCGCACCCGACCTGAACGCGCAGGCGCTCGTGGTGGCCGCCTCGCCGGACGGATCGCGCATCTACGTCGGCGGAGATTTCAGCCAGGCCGACGGCGAGCCGCGGAACCGCATCGCTGCCTACAGCACCTCGACCGGACAGCTGATCCCGGACTTCCGGCCCAACGTCTCCAGCCGGGTCGGCGCCATCGCCACGGCCGGGTCCACGGTCTACATCGGCGGCACCTTCACCGCGGTCGGCTCGGTCAGCCGGCACCGGCTGGCGGCTCTGTCCGCGGCTGACGGTGCTCTTCTCCCGTGGAACCCGATCCCGGGCACCGGGCCGGTCCTCAACCGCGACGGCAACACCGGCACGAGCGATGTCGTCCGGGCGCTCGTGGTGACCGGGGGCGGATCTCAGGTGGTCGCCGGGGGCCACTTCGACACGCTCAACGGGGTGAAGGCCACCGGTGTCGGCGCACTCGATGCGGTCACGGGTGAGACCCGTCCGTTCGCGATCAACCAGCTGATCACCAACCAGGGGACCAACGGTGCCGTGACCGGTCTCTCCACCGACGGTACGAACGTCTACGGCACCGCGTACGACTACTACGGTCCCGGCAACCTGGAAGGCGGCTTCTCGGCGAAGGCCGACGGTGGCGCCGTGAACTGGATCAACGAGTGCCACGGCGACACGTACTCGAGCCACCCCCTCGGCGGGGCGCTGTACGTCGCCGGGCACCCGCACGTCTGCAGCAACATCGGTGGTTACCACGAGCACGAGCCGCGGATCCACCGCTACGCAACGGCGGTGAGCCTGGCGCCGACGGGCACCGTGGGCACCGACACGCTGTGCGGCAGCCGGGTGACCCCTGACGGCACGATCGTGCACAAGAGCGAGAGCAGCTACCCCTGCAGCGGCACGCTGCTCCAGGGCAAGCCCGCTCCGTCGCTGCTGACCTGGTTCCCGACGATGGCGATGGGGTCGTACACGGGTCAGTACCAGTCCGGCTGGAGCGTCGCGGGGAACGAGCAGTACGTCGTGTACGGCGGTGAGTTCCCGCGGGTCAACGGCACCGGGCAGCAGGGCCTCGTCCGTTACGCCCTCCCGACCAGCGCCCCCAACCGGGTGGGTCCGGCCGCCGGCGCCCTGGCGGCGTCGGTCGACTCGCCGCTCGGTGGCATGGTGCGCGTGGGCTGGAGCACCACCAACGACCGGGACAACGAGCACCTGATCTACCGGGTGTACCGGGACGGCGACAACGCGAACCCGGTGCATGAGACGGCGAGGTCGTCCCTCTGGTGGAGCCCGCAGCCGCTCGACTTCGTGGACCTCGGCGTGCCGGCCGGCGCGCACACCTATCGGGTCAGCGCGGTCGACCCCCTGGGCAATCGGGCGAACTCCCCGTGGATGCCGGTCGAGGTGACCGAAGGGGACATCGTCCAGCGGTCCTACAGCGACGCGGTGCGACATGACGGAGCCGCTCACTACTGGCCGCTGGGAGAGAGCTCCGGCGCGACGGCCTACGACTACGCGGCTCGTGGTGACCTGGCGGTGCGAGCGGGGCTCCTCGGTGCGACGCCGGACATGGGCGAGGAGGGTGCCATCGTCGACGACCCGGACACGGCGTTCCGGTTCCGCGGCATGACCTCTGACTCGAACCTGGGCCACCTCTCCACACAGACTGCGGTCGCTGGTCCGCAGACGTTCACCGTCGAGGCCTGGTTCCGGACCACGTCGACCGCCGGCGGCAAGATCATCGGCTTCGGCAGCTCGGCGACGGGGAACAGCGGCAGCTACGACCGGCACGTCTACATGGACACCGCCGGTCAGCTGAACTTCGGGGTCTACCCCGGCGCGCGCCTCGTCGTGACCAGCCCGAGCGCCTACAACGACGGGCAGTGGCACCACGTCGCCGCGTCGCTGAGCCCGGCGGGCATGGCGCTCCACGTCGACGGCGTCCTGGTCGGCTCGCGGACCGACACCACGTCGGCGGCGGCCTACACCGGCTACTGGCGGGTCGGTGGCGACACCAGCTGGTCCGGTGCCGCGTACTTCGACGGCCTGATCGACGAGGTCGCGGTCTACCCGACCGCCCTCACGCCCGACCAGGTGGCCAACCACCACAGCCTCGGCTCGACCGGCACGGCCATCAACCTGGTCCCGACGGCCGACTTCACGGCGGCCACCGAGGACCTGACGGCGGCGCTCGACGCCACCGGATCGATCGATCCCGACGGCAGCATCACGTCGCACGAGTGGGACTTCGGGGACGGATCGATCGGCACAGGTGCCACCGTGGAACACGTCTACGCCGCCGCCGGCACCTACACGGTCACGCTGACGGTGACCGACGACCACGGTGCCACCGCGCAGACCTCGACCCCGGTGACCGTCACCGACCCACCGAACGCCGAGCCGGTGGCGGCGTTCACTGCTGCGGTGGAGGGGCTGTCGGTGTCGCTGGACGGGTCGGGTTCCTCGGACGCCGACGGCAGCATCGCGTCCTATGGCTGGGACTTCGGTGACGGGGCGACCGGTGCCGGGGCGACGGCGAGTCACACCTATGCCGCGGCCGGCACGTACACGGTGACGTTGACGGTGACCGACGGCGAGGGTGCCACGGGTACGGCGACGGAGTCGGTCACGGTGACCGCTGGTGAGGAGCCGGTCGACCCGGTCGAGCCGGTCGATCCGGCTGCGCTGGTGGTGGACACCTTCGACCGCACGGTGACCGGTGGGCTGGGGACCGCGGATGTGGGTGGGGACTGGACGGTGCAGTTCGGTGCCGCCCGGCAGTCGGTGAGTCCGGGTGCGGCGACGGTGAACCTGGCGGCGGCGGGCAACAACACCGGCTCGTTCCTGGGTGGGGTGTCGCACGCGGACGTCGACGTGCGGGCCTCCCTGGTCGTGGACCAGGCGCCCACCGGTGGTGGCACGTTCGTCTACATCGCGGCTCGGCGGGTGAGTGAGACCGAGCTGTACCGGGCGCGGTTGCGGTTCCTGACCGACGGCACGGTGCGGCTGGCTGTGACCCGGCTGTCGGGTTCGTTCAGCGAGACGGTGATCGGTGGGGAGGTGCTGGTTCCGGGGGCGAGCTCGGCGGCGGGGACGGCGCTGAACGTCCGGCTGCAGCTCCAGGGCGCCGGCACCACGGAGCTGGCGGCCACGGTGTGGGCCCAGGGCGCGGCCGAGCCGGCCACGCCGACGCTCACCCGCACCGACAGCACCCCGTCGCTGCAGGCTCCCGGTGGGGTGGGCCTCTCCGCCTACCTCTCCGGCAGCGCGACCTCACCGGTCGCGATCCGCTTCACGGCCTTGAGCGTCCAGGCGATCGGCTGA
- a CDS encoding oligosaccharide flippase family protein, translated as MTGLLPLWGGVLVGAAAAAYIIEDTLRRLLMATHRFWSLAAVDGTSLVLALAVLVAGATQGELTLTTFVVALLVGQTGAAWVAWFRLSTSERPRGPWRTPALRTVLAFGMWRAAAQIIRPTLLTAVRVLVVALVGAAAFGPLEAARVLTAPTLVLVAGLGSFLLPRFVALRARPVRETLQSADRYAAGLAAGVAGVGALACVLLPWLGPLLVGGRYEVPLAAVAGWSAYAAAAAVLLPYSALATVHHRHRLVLAFRGLEFVGLAAALLLVLGVGGGHIWAPAALAIGPLLAALAVRRVVLLPLTRVPTAATVAAGGVRVGSS; from the coding sequence ATGACGGGACTCCTGCCGCTGTGGGGCGGAGTGCTGGTCGGGGCGGCCGCCGCGGCGTACATCATCGAGGACACCTTGCGCCGACTGCTCATGGCGACCCACCGCTTCTGGTCGCTGGCTGCCGTCGACGGCACGAGCCTCGTACTGGCCCTCGCCGTCCTGGTGGCCGGGGCGACCCAGGGCGAACTCACTCTCACCACCTTCGTAGTGGCGCTGCTGGTCGGTCAGACCGGTGCCGCCTGGGTCGCCTGGTTCCGATTGTCGACGTCCGAGCGCCCCCGCGGTCCCTGGCGCACCCCGGCGCTGCGGACGGTCCTGGCCTTCGGGATGTGGCGAGCGGCGGCACAGATCATCCGACCAACGCTGCTCACAGCGGTGCGAGTCCTCGTCGTGGCCCTGGTCGGTGCGGCTGCCTTCGGACCGCTCGAGGCGGCGCGCGTGCTCACCGCGCCCACGCTGGTCCTCGTGGCGGGCTTGGGGTCGTTCCTGCTGCCGAGGTTCGTGGCGCTCCGCGCCCGACCCGTGCGGGAGACCCTGCAGTCGGCCGATCGGTACGCCGCTGGGCTGGCCGCAGGCGTCGCGGGTGTCGGCGCGCTGGCGTGCGTGCTGCTGCCGTGGCTCGGCCCCCTCCTGGTCGGCGGGCGGTACGAGGTACCGCTGGCGGCGGTCGCCGGATGGTCGGCCTACGCCGCCGCCGCTGCCGTTCTGCTGCCCTACTCGGCCTTGGCGACCGTTCACCACCGGCACCGCCTGGTGCTCGCCTTCCGCGGGTTGGAGTTCGTGGGCCTGGCAGCGGCCCTGCTCCTCGTCCTGGGTGTCGGCGGCGGTCACATCTGGGCGCCCGCGGCGCTCGCGATCGGACCTCTGCTGGCTGCGCTGGCCGTCCGCCGCGTGGTGCTCCTGCCGCTCACCCGCGTCCCGACTGCTGCGACCGTGGCCGCCGGCGGCGTGCGGGTCGGGTCTTCCTGA
- a CDS encoding IS1380 family transposase: MRVSHSVSAVFDDPNLVSAAGLAPVLALAERAGLHDLVAEHLTVPGSAGANLVVKIPSLVAGMVAGADSITDMDLLRHGGMGRLFTEVRAPTTLGTCLRGFTFGHVRQLDAIASRLLIALAKRTPLLAGADQVAYLDIDDTMRETHGYAKQGVGYGYSKVKGLNALLAIISTPIAAPVIAGTRLRKGATNSARGASRLITDALATAGKAGASGRVTVRCDSAFYNHDVVAAARRGGAHFSVTARMDPAVRKAIASIGEADWVAIKYPNAIWDDDEGRWISDAEVAEIAFTAFTSRRKAEHISARLIVRRVKRLNPQSVPAGQSELFAAYRHHAVFTDSPLPMLDAEAGHRDHAIVEQVIADVKSGPLAHMPSGEFSANGAWTVLAAIAFNLTRAAGVLASTFHAKARTATIRAQLIAVPARLARSARRIRMHLPRDWPWESAWTELFTSTCGPPAAVA; this comes from the coding sequence ATGCGAGTCTCGCACAGCGTCTCGGCGGTTTTCGACGATCCCAATCTCGTGTCCGCGGCGGGTCTGGCCCCGGTGCTGGCGTTGGCCGAGCGGGCCGGGCTGCACGATCTGGTCGCCGAGCACCTGACGGTGCCGGGGTCGGCTGGAGCGAACCTGGTGGTGAAGATTCCGTCGCTGGTCGCCGGGATGGTCGCCGGTGCCGACAGCATCACCGACATGGACCTGCTGCGCCACGGCGGCATGGGTCGGTTGTTCACCGAGGTCCGGGCCCCGACGACGTTGGGCACGTGCCTGCGCGGATTCACCTTCGGCCACGTCCGCCAGCTGGACGCGATCGCTTCCCGGTTGCTGATCGCGCTGGCGAAGCGAACGCCGCTGTTGGCCGGCGCCGACCAGGTCGCCTACCTCGACATCGACGACACCATGCGGGAGACCCACGGCTACGCCAAGCAGGGCGTGGGCTACGGCTACTCCAAGGTGAAGGGCCTCAACGCGCTGCTGGCGATCATCTCCACGCCGATCGCCGCGCCGGTGATCGCCGGCACCCGGCTGCGCAAGGGAGCGACCAACTCCGCCCGGGGCGCATCCCGGCTGATCACCGACGCGCTGGCCACCGCCGGCAAGGCCGGCGCATCCGGGCGGGTGACCGTGCGCTGCGACAGCGCCTTCTACAACCACGACGTCGTCGCGGCGGCTCGCCGGGGCGGGGCGCACTTCTCGGTCACCGCCCGGATGGATCCGGCGGTGCGCAAGGCGATCGCCTCGATCGGCGAAGCCGATTGGGTGGCGATCAAGTACCCGAACGCCATCTGGGATGACGACGAGGGCCGCTGGATCTCCGATGCCGAGGTCGCCGAGATCGCGTTCACAGCCTTCACCTCCCGCCGCAAGGCCGAGCACATCAGTGCCCGCCTGATCGTGCGCCGGGTCAAGCGGCTGAATCCGCAGTCGGTGCCGGCCGGGCAGAGTGAGCTGTTCGCCGCCTACCGCCACCACGCGGTGTTCACCGACTCTCCGCTGCCGATGCTCGACGCCGAGGCCGGCCACCGCGACCACGCGATCGTCGAGCAGGTCATCGCCGATGTGAAGAGCGGGCCGTTGGCGCACATGCCCTCGGGGGAGTTCTCGGCCAACGGCGCCTGGACCGTGCTGGCTGCGATCGCCTTCAACCTCACCCGCGCCGCCGGCGTCCTGGCATCGACGTTCCACGCCAAGGCGAGAACCGCCACCATCCGCGCTCAACTGATCGCCGTGCCCGCCCGGCTGGCCCGCTCCGCCCGACGAATCCGGATGCATCTACCGCGCGACTGGCCCTGGGAAAGCGCCTGGACCGAGCTGTTCACCAGCACCTGCGGTCCACCAGCGGCGGTGGCCTGA
- a CDS encoding 2OG-Fe(II) oxygenase, producing the protein MFNTWIDQAERLKVEFQNARPFPLLVIDDFLDAATAEKLLEEFPAPDAMPKSRDYVFGDKHELSSVAEQGPTSKAFYDSLMSEQFRQFISTISDKELFVDPVFHGGGFHQSGDGGFLDTHVDFNMHPLHSDWKRTLNVLLYLNKDWQSAYDGRLLIKSRPDEEPRAIEPLFNRGLIMVTDDRTYHGFKKMSLPPGVTRKSIATYAYEKVPEGSMVARTTGWSPEAAGPLKRAFARHYDTAVRVKTKLFGSATANNR; encoded by the coding sequence ATGTTCAACACATGGATCGACCAGGCGGAGCGGCTGAAGGTCGAGTTCCAGAATGCCCGGCCATTTCCGCTTCTGGTCATCGATGACTTCCTCGACGCCGCCACCGCGGAGAAGCTGCTCGAGGAGTTCCCGGCGCCGGACGCCATGCCCAAGTCCCGCGACTACGTCTTCGGCGACAAGCACGAGCTGTCGAGCGTCGCCGAGCAGGGCCCGACCAGCAAGGCGTTCTATGACTCACTGATGAGCGAGCAGTTCCGGCAGTTCATCAGCACGATCTCCGACAAGGAACTCTTTGTCGACCCGGTCTTCCACGGCGGCGGCTTCCACCAGAGCGGGGACGGCGGCTTCCTCGACACGCACGTCGACTTCAACATGCACCCGCTGCACTCGGACTGGAAGCGCACCCTCAACGTCCTGCTCTACCTCAACAAGGACTGGCAGTCCGCCTACGACGGCCGCCTGTTGATCAAGTCCCGCCCCGACGAGGAGCCGCGTGCGATCGAGCCGCTGTTCAACCGCGGACTGATCATGGTGACCGACGACCGCACTTACCACGGTTTCAAGAAGATGAGCCTGCCCCCCGGCGTGACCCGGAAGTCCATCGCGACCTACGCATACGAGAAGGTGCCCGAGGGCAGCATGGTCGCCCGCACCACCGGGTGGTCTCCTGAGGCGGCCGGCCCGCTGAAGAGGGCGTTCGCACGCCACTACGACACTGCGGTCCGCGTCAAGACGAAGCTGTTCGGCAGCGCCACGGCCAACAACCGCTGA